DNA sequence from the Vicia villosa cultivar HV-30 ecotype Madison, WI linkage group LG3, Vvil1.0, whole genome shotgun sequence genome:
aatatttattgataacaatttaaaattttaattaaaaaaaaaatagtgataATTTTGTAATTATAACAAAAGTAGATTTTATCTTAAttcctctttcttcccttcaagaagAAAATCTAATTATCTTCAATCCTCtccatttataaaaaattaaacaaaacataTTTTCTCCCTTCTCATCCTCTCCaaaaaaatgttgaaaaaaataacaaacataaaaaaaaaaaacacaatcacAACACAAGAAAATAATGTAGAAAATCCAAAACCGGAGAAAAACCACGGCTATTGTCAATCGACAACCAAAAAATAACACCATGTAAAAATTGTTATCACATAATATACACTCAAATACCCTAGACCCCTACCCTAGTACACCTACACCGGCCTTCCAAAACAAATATTCAACTACATATCACAACACTCTAAttcaagagcataagagaacaaatgaagtcaaatattaatttaaagtaCTTTTAACTAGTGtatcttgtaaaaaaaaaaaaaaaacttgaattcTATATATAGCATTGAactccctcttccttcacaaaactaaacaatttgaaactttttcaacatatatattttcaatcaaatccaaccAAAAAAACTCCAACCGACCCATAAGCTGTTTACTCATTTGACTTATAAACTTCATAACACTTAACTCTCTCAAAAAATTTCTTATTATTACAATTCAAGTCTATCCAAAAACACATGATAGATTTACATTAGTAGTAAATGTCTAAGTGCACCGTACCACAAGACGTAATATTATGAGCTAATATGGACTGTCACATAATTTCTTCGGAGCTATTGAAGACGCAATGaccaatttatttttatgttaatttaGAGAAGTAAGGAGTACTTGTTTACAATAATTAATTCCGTCACTCGTTTTCTCAGTCAATGAACTACGGAATTAAGCATATCAGAGGAAGGTTCGTTGACCATTATAGAGTTGAATTAAATAAATCAGTGCACATAAATATAATTGCAACGAAATCTAGCTTAATTTGTCtaattttatcaattaaaaaagaCTTAAAACTAAAAGGGATTATAGATACGACACGTATCCTCTTGAAGCACGTGGTCATCATGCTCCCACACCCGTAACGCTAGCCTTTTCCATAAACTATATTGAAATTGAAACTTATTCCATAAACCACAATTCTGCACTACATCCAACACACTGTACATTGTTTCACACTACATTCTTGCCGACTTTTTTATCACCCCAAAAAGATACTCAAATCAATTAATCCACTCTCAAATTAACCCAAGTTCCACAACTTGACAATTTTGGCTCATCACACCACACTCAAAATTTCACTAACATGCATTAGGAACATGTTGCAAATTGTAATGGTGAATTGGTAATTTGGCATGAGCAATCATAACTATATAACCAAGCAATTGTTTGACTTATCAACTTCAATCACATTCAATAACAAAACCCAATGAAGAAACGCCACATGAGTAAATCAAACACGTTCTATCCGCCTATGAAATAGCACACTATAACATGAAATTCATATCAACATCAATCACAAACTCTCACACAATTAAATTAACCATATGCACATGTTTACACACACCCTTCCTTAATTCTAACGACTCCCCCAACCGCCCACGTTACTCACACAACTACGCTTCCCCTACACATATTCCTCTCTCCTCACCCCACACACACGCACCTTATAATATCTCTCTCACTCCCTCATTTTTCTTGATCCTCTTACCTCATCAATCCCAATATCACTGCTATCTAAACAAATGTTCCAACAAAGACTTAACAATAATATTACTAGTAGCGAGCTAGATCAAATGTTGCATATGCtatcctcttcttctttttctaatCCCATGCcattctcaacaacttcaatGGACCAATCAAATTCCAAGTGGAAACCACATGTTGAAATAGCTCCGAATTGTCCTCGTTGCGCTTCGACAAACACTAAATTCTGTTACTACAATAATTACAGCCTCTCGCAGCCTCGGTATTTCTGTAAAGGCTGTAGGCGTTATTGGACGAAAGGCGGCTCTCTTCGAAATGTCCCTGTTGGAGGTGGCTGTCGCAAACATCGTCGTGGAAGGGTGGTCAGAAATTCACAAACTGGCCACCTTTCCACGGATGGCTCTGACTCTGTTGACGGTGATCAACAGAATCAAAATAATGTTTCACGCGATATAGATATGGCCGTTGTTTTCGCCAAATTCTTAAACCAAAACACAAGTAGTACTCATCATGGTGATCATGAGGAAATAGAAACTGAGAGTGAGGCTAACAATAATAATGGATCAACTTCTTCCAATAATATGAACAATTTGTCGACGACACCGGACAGCATTGAAACTGAGAATGATGCAGTATTCCAGCCTGATGTAGTCGTTGTAAATGGGGATCCTTTTGATCCGGAATTGAGTTTGAGTGAGTTTGACGGGTTCCTGGGTGTTGATGAAGATGTGGTTCAAGATGTTCTATGGCCTGATTCTTCAGATGCTATGATGGTGTCAACATGGCAGCAACAACAACCACCATCCATGATGCAAATGGAGATGGATTACTCGATGCCATTACCGTTGCCATTGAATGAGGGTGATAATCATGATCAATTATTATTACCTGTTACTGTCAATTCAAATTCTGCTAGTGGCAATTTGATAAATGAGAGTTGGAACACTTCTTGGGATTCTTTTGATCTTTCAACTATGGAAGTCTTCTCATCCAGTTCAAGACCTTAAAACAAATTATTGATTAAGTAGAATCGATTTTCCAGATatacatatttttgttttatatgttGTATTATATATTATTCTTCCTATTATTTCAAACAGGATAACAAAATGTATGAGAGAGAGTTTTTACAGCTGCATTCTATGATGAAGTAGAAAATTATAATGCTAGCTATAATAGAAATTATTTATGATTGATGGATATACATCAAATAAAGTTGTGCTTTGGCTGCAAGCCTGCATATATATAAGGATGACATGGTACTGGAGTTCAGTGGCTTTTTTTTCCATCCTGACAATTCTCTTACAAGTCCTTAGATTTGTCAGAAAtattctttggattttagaattcGGATAtcttagaccatttacaatggttgAAAAACTCAACACCCTctttttcaactcccaacactccacatcattttctctttcttccacctaataactcaacacccattcaacttttaccctctccaatggtttttcattcaacaccctaccccaccactttttattttcatattcttatttaaattttatttttatttttatgattacataaaattacaattatcgattaaaattaaattaaaataataaatacttaataatttattttttaattttttgtaataaaaacaaaatttatttaaataattggatacgatacaaatcatcttaaattaatttaaaatacaacacaCAACGTAATTAGTACgtttcaaataatttaaaatgcaatacaacacacaagtaacgtaattagtacgatacaaataatttaaaatgcaatacaacacacaaATAATTCAATCACGGAACATTCCAAACTTTGTCCATATGTGCTTCACTAGATCAGCTTGCAATTCTTGATGAACATTTGGATCACGGAACTCTGATCTAGCACGCACATGATTTGCAAAAGCGGGTAACACCTCGGTCGAGTATGGTTGTTGGTTGGAAAATTGATTTGGATTTTGATAATAGTTGGGATTTTGATAATTGTTGggattttgaaaattgttgggattttggttaaatggaaaattagcagaattttgagtgttaaaatgattattgggatccatttcactaaaaaaagacacttaacttaaaaaaaaacactaatagaaagataataatagagaaagatagtgaaaaacttggttttttttctgtgtccaaatcaaatgaaccaagtctctatttatagagaaaaaaaaatcatgaattttggtataaaaaaaaaaaaaattaatttgcagcgaaataattgagttcaaagtattaaatggataaaaatctggcCAGCCAATCAGAAACAGCCACGTGGCTGCACTTATCTCCTTTTCCATTCTCTCTCCGCGTGCAAACTC
Encoded proteins:
- the LOC131655653 gene encoding dof zinc finger protein DOF5.3-like, giving the protein MFQQRLNNNITSSELDQMLHMLSSSSFSNPMPFSTTSMDQSNSKWKPHVEIAPNCPRCASTNTKFCYYNNYSLSQPRYFCKGCRRYWTKGGSLRNVPVGGGCRKHRRGRVVRNSQTGHLSTDGSDSVDGDQQNQNNVSRDIDMAVVFAKFLNQNTSSTHHGDHEEIETESEANNNNGSTSSNNMNNLSTTPDSIETENDAVFQPDVVVVNGDPFDPELSLSEFDGFLGVDEDVVQDVLWPDSSDAMMVSTWQQQQPPSMMQMEMDYSMPLPLPLNEGDNHDQLLLPVTVNSNSASGNLINESWNTSWDSFDLSTMEVFSSSSRP